Within the Timaviella obliquedivisa GSE-PSE-MK23-08B genome, the region CCATGCTTGACTACATCTTCGCTACCACAACTGGGGCAGACGACTGTTTCAACTGCCATATTCGATGATGCTGACGACACTACTCCTCAATTATCGCATGACTTCCACAGGTCTAGAACACTACCCGATTGATTATGACCCGGTTCTGCTGGCGATCGGTCAGGGAGCATTAGGAACGATGGGCAATCGGTTGCGTTGGATCGAGGCAGATCTAACGCAAGAGGTCTGGGTAGAACAGCTTGGTGAAACTCAAGTTGATGCAGTTTTAACAACAACAGCATTGCACTGGCTACCGATTGATCGGCTAGTATATCTCTATCAAAAACTGGGTCAAATTGTGCGTCCAGGTGGTGTATTTCTAAATGGTGATCATCTCTACTTTCCACCGCACTTAACTACACTTCAACGCTTAGCAAAGGCAATGCAAACGCAGCAGGAAAAGCAGGCATTCTCAGTTGAAAATCAAGAGGATTGGCAGCAGTGGTGGCAGGCGATCGGGCAAGAGTTAGAACTCAAAGATTTGCTAACAGAAAGACATCGACGCTTTCAACCTCGCTTTACTGAGAATGAACCAACGCTTGCCATTCATGAAGCAGCACTGCAAGAAGCGGGATTCCGAGAAGTTGGTACAATTTGGCAGCAATTTGACGATCAAATTCTCCTAGCTATACGCTAGTTCTTAAGTATTTGCGGAAACAATGTTTTAGTTAACCCTCTCCTAAGAAACAATTTGAGCTGAAATGCTGATACAGATAAGCTTTAGACATTTCTCAGTTTATTTGTCAACGGCCGCAAGAGCTAGGGTCGAACAGTAACCGGAACGGTTAACTCAAAAGGTTGAAAGTCATCTTCTTTAGATTCTCCAGTCAGTACAAGTTGGTAGGTTCCTGGAGTAGGGAAAGTAATACTTGTGCTAATAGGTCGTTCATGTCCTTCAACTTCAGTTTCAGAGAGGTGAGGATAGGCAATAGGTTGATTTCGCGCGTCATAAACGACCAAATTACAGTTGCAATTAGATAAGGGAATGGTTTCGCCATCGGGGTGAGATAAGTGAAACCAAGTTACACTAGGAATCTTGGTATAAGGAGAATCATCGGGTTCTAAATGAACGGTCACCTGAACAGTTCCAACCGTTAGATGTTGATGGGCGATCGCGTTTGAGGAATTAATCAGAAGGCTAGCTGGAATTAGTAACCCAGCTACAAATAATAAGATAGATTGACGCATAGTAACCTCAAAGTATGAGCGATGTAGGAATCCTTAAAATGAGATACACCCGCAGCACTTCTCAAGGCAAGTCACAGTTTTCTTGCGCTGATTAAATCAATTCTTCTGATTAAATCAATTCTTCAGGTTTGAAAAGCCTGGATCGAACCTGCTTAATGTCTAACAAACTTCTGCGATCGCCCTCATTTTGAATGAGAGGATAGAACTGCAATAACGTACAACCTCAATTTACTCTCTAAGTAGGAACATTCAGTCTAGCTCTGTATTCAAACTTAGCGGAGTAGTTAGATTGAACCCTGAGTCTAACAGATTATTTAATTGAAACCACACTTTTAATAGTTCCAATTAATATGCTGTCGCTATTAAAAAACAACGGATATACACACTAAAACTAATATACTGTCATAACTATCTCCCGTCCGGAACAAAATTGCTAGTTGCTCTATAGTGATGGTAAATCAACGCTTTCAGATAAATAATCTCCAAATTTGCCATTACTAACTTCTATTTGCTATGGTGCTATGGTGTGTTTTGATTGAAATGGTTTCACAGAATGAGTTGAGTGTGTGTTGTTAGCAATTTTTAGTTGCTGCGGCCAATTCTCTGTTGAGTTATCAGAACAGGAACGTAAAGTATTATGTCTAGTCAAGGTTGCTTTACAGCGACCAAAATTCCACACGAGCAAATTTATAGATTGCTCAAAAAGTTATTTTGGTTAAAAGTAGCTTTTCAAATCTGTCTTTATCAGGAGCATCGCCATGCAAAATCTCTTCTTACTAAAGGATGGCGAACGCAATGGGTTTACAATCGACAAAAAACACACAGACTCAGGGAGAAACTTCTACATCTGATCAAAGTCAGCGTAAGCAGATTAAACAAGAGATCCAACAGAGGATTCATGAAACACTTCAGATTGCTAAAGATTTACCGTCAAATGCCTGTTTAAGTGAAGTCAGAAGTAGACTTTTGGCAGTTCAACTCTACTGTCAATCTGTAGGAAAAACATTCATGTTTATTGAGGAATGTATTACTTGTGATCAGTATGACTTGGGGGGAAATCATGACGATAAGGCAACTTTATTCCGTGGTCCTAGTGAAGCAGCCTCAGTTGCAATCTGTATAACAAATGAAGGTTCCCTACTCCATCGAAATGATTGTCCTTGGAGAATTTACAGGCACATGAGAGATGTTAATCCTGTGGAACATCTCTCATGTATATCGATCAGATAAGAACTTTGATGGCGTAAAGTCTAAACATTGACGAGCTTACGAGGGTGAACTTCATATTTCCCCCTCATGAATTCTGTCTTTCGATTAGAGAGTCAAGTTATCTGCATAGACTAGTCGAGTTGCCGATCGCTGCTCAAACAGCATATATTCTTCCATGATGCTCCAGAAAAAAGCCCGTAGAGTTTTCCGTCGTGCTTCGGCTGGAATCGTGTAATCGAACGGCGAATCGCACCGCTTGATCTTGGCTAGGTGGCTATCGCAACCACAGCCATGTTCACTGAAATAACCGTGATGGCTTGATATACTGTCAATCAAACGCCGCAGCATGGATACATAGCCCCCATGCAGAATGGCATCAAACTGTCGGGCAATACCCAGATCTTGTTCACTAAAACGGAACGATCGCACTTCAAACAGATCCGATCGTTGCAAGGGATGGAGGAATGTCCAATAGAATGTAGCAGGTACATCATATTTAAGTTCATCAAACAAGTCCTTCACCACGTTCACTAGAGCGATTCGCTCAGGTTGCTGAACATCACTAGCCTCTACTTCACTCTGAATATGTTGTAGGTCTGGATAGTTCTCTGGCAGAAATGCTTCACCGTAGTGAAAGACAGCTTCCCAAGCTAGTTGTCCGTTTCCTTCCCGATAAGCGTCTTTAAGATGTTTTGCATCAGGACGCTCCAAAAACAGGATATGTCCATTCTGGTTCTTTGCCAAAAAGACCTGTGCCATCGCAGTGTACACGCGAGGCTCCGTCATCCACTCTCCTTGTGCAATCCGTTGCCAATTCTCTGGCATAAATTCGAGGGGAACAGCGGGTTCACCATTAATCGTTGTTAGAAGTGAACCCTGTGTAGTAGTTGCTGCTGATGGCATAAGAGAAATCTCCTGAGTTTAGATACACCCTTCACATTAGTCATTACGAGCAAGAG harbors:
- a CDS encoding class I SAM-dependent methyltransferase, translated to MMLTTLLLNYRMTSTGLEHYPIDYDPVLLAIGQGALGTMGNRLRWIEADLTQEVWVEQLGETQVDAVLTTTALHWLPIDRLVYLYQKLGQIVRPGGVFLNGDHLYFPPHLTTLQRLAKAMQTQQEKQAFSVENQEDWQQWWQAIGQELELKDLLTERHRRFQPRFTENEPTLAIHEAALQEAGFREVGTIWQQFDDQILLAIR